The following nucleotide sequence is from Siphonobacter curvatus.
GTTTTTGAAGTCGACATCCGCTTCCAGCTGTTCATTCTGCAGGCGTACCAACTCTTTCTCCGCCCGGTCCAGTTCCAATTGATGGAGATACGTTAACTGCTTTTGTTCCGACCGATGCTTGCGTTTCTGCCAGTGAAAGAGATAATAAACCAGCCCGGCCGCCAGTAAAGCGTATACCAGATAACTCCAGTAGCTTTCGTACCAGGCGGGTTCAATGTATAATTGATAGGAAAGTATCGCCGACTCGTTCCCCTGATTGTTCCGGGCTTTGACCTGAAAGGTGTACGCTCCCCAGGGCAAGTTGGTGTAATCCTTCTCGCTTTTCGTACTCCAGGCCGACCATTCCTCGGTTTCCCCCTGCAGTCGATAACTGTATTCCGTGGTATTCGTCTCGTATTCCAGGGGTGAGGCATAGGCAAAATGCAGCGAGTTCATGCCCGCCGATAGTTGCAGGCGTTGCTGGGAATCTTGCGTAGCCTTTACTTTTCCCTGCTCTACAAAATAGCCCCCGAAGACAACACTGTCGCCGCTTGCCTTGATTTCACTGAGCAGAATGAGCGGTTTGCTCACCTGCGTGCGATACTGCTCGTAATTGATGTGAATGAAGCCCTTGTGACTACCGACGAAGATGTTTTGCGGATCGACGGGGTACAGGGATTCGAAGCCACCCACCAGTTTATCCGTTAACTCAGGGAAGTATACGATCCGGAATTTCTGTCCATTTCGAGGCTGAAAGTCAATCACACCGAGCCGTTTATGACTCACAAACCAGATATTCCCCTGAGCATCCTCTTTCAAATACTGAACGGCCAGATTTCCCAAAATGGGCTGAAACAGGCTGGAAGGCACAAAGCGATTTTGAGCCTCATTAAATTCATAAATGCCCCGTTCGGTACTAACCACCAGCCGATTTTTGACCGCGTACACATAATTGTACAGACTCGACGGAAGTCCATCCTGCTGGGTATAGAGGCGAATTTGTTGCAACGCTGTCTGGCCGGGCGACCACTGCATCCGAAACACACCCCGACTGGGATGGGAAGCCCAAATGGTACGCCGGACGCTATCGGCGTAGACAAAGCGGAGGGATTCTTTCAACCCTTTCAAATCCTGAATTCCGTTCACTGAGCCGTTTTCATACCGTAGGTGTCGTAAACCGTCGTACGTACCCACCAGGTAGTCTGTACCTGAAAAGGGTACCCACAACCAGGTTCCTGGAAAATGATAGACGGGTTTTACCTGGTCCTGTTCGATTTGAAAGAATCCATTTTCGTGACCCATGTATAGTTTTCCCCGCAGTTCACCTAATCGCCAGACTTGCCCTTTGGCAGCTGGGATTTCTGTAAAGGTCCCCTGAGCCCGGCTTAAATCCTGCGTAGAACCTTCGAGCGTGGCCCGAAATAACCCGTTCGATGTACCTGCATACAGTGTCCGGCCTTGCTTGTAGAGAGCATAACCCGTCGTATGTTTATTGCCACTGGGGTACAGGTATTGAATGGGACTGTTGATGG
It contains:
- a CDS encoding ligand-binding sensor domain-containing protein; this encodes MKHILCLVLSIVFFSQSHAQHQLASPQIIHYSTTEYKAGMQNWDVAQDQQGIMYFGNNEGLLTFNGRFWNTYPLANHTAVRSLKIDTQNRIYVGGLGEIGYFFPNANGVLTYHSLMPLLHSKDRNFSDVWHICIRGEEVFFQSLRQIMRLYRGKITVYKSTRAWSFLGMAQEQLYAQDREKGLFRYERGTWVLQSSEEPLQKLGVTSLRSYGRDTLLVTTLERGVFLLHGPKIERKATALDAIFNSDRIYCSAQVGQETYAFGTTSAGLYLMNRAGKALQKYTSAEGLQNSNVRAIWLDRNQNLWLALDDGIDFIAINSPIQYLYPSGNKHTTGYALYKQGRTLYAGTSNGLFRATLEGSTQDLSRAQGTFTEIPAAKGQVWRLGELRGKLYMGHENGFFQIEQDQVKPVYHFPGTWLWVPFSGTDYLVGTYDGLRHLRYENGSVNGIQDLKGLKESLRFVYADSVRRTIWASHPSRGVFRMQWSPGQTALQQIRLYTQQDGLPSSLYNYVYAVKNRLVVSTERGIYEFNEAQNRFVPSSLFQPILGNLAVQYLKEDAQGNIWFVSHKRLGVIDFQPRNGQKFRIVYFPELTDKLVGGFESLYPVDPQNIFVGSHKGFIHINYEQYRTQVSKPLILLSEIKASGDSVVFGGYFVEQGKVKATQDSQQRLQLSAGMNSLHFAYASPLEYETNTTEYSYRLQGETEEWSAWSTKSEKDYTNLPWGAYTFQVKARNNQGNESAILSYQLYIEPAWYESYWSYLVYALLAAGLVYYLFHWQKRKHRSEQKQLTYLHQLELDRAEKELVRLQNEQLEADVDFKNRELAAMTMQLVQRGEVLVKVKEVVSTLAKKQDTKDSAVSFRQVLRLIRDVESKDADWGQFTLHFNTVHDDFFHLLKDRYPELTPNDLKLCAYLKMNLSSKEIARLMNVTVKAIEIGRYRLRKKLLLSTEVNLYEFLVDLAKESK